The following are from one region of the Mesorhizobium sp. B2-8-5 genome:
- a CDS encoding transporter substrate-binding domain-containing protein gives MTSARWIALAALALTCSTPAMAKDWKTVTVAMEGSYAPWNQTDASGKIVGFEVDILNDVCARAKLECNIVAQDWDGVIPGLTAGKFDIVMDGMSITEERMKTIDFSIPYASSPVAFLADKNGPLAQLSNSGKMIDLSKDDAESKAALDTLRKELTGKNVGLQVSTTEATFADKYLKDVANVHEYKTTDEHDLDLMAGRIDVAFADTTYFLGTLAKPDAKDLEFVGPQFKGGPILGPGIGAAFRKTDKDLQDIYNKALKAALDDGSVSKYSLQWFKIDITK, from the coding sequence GTGACATCAGCACGTTGGATCGCGCTCGCCGCGCTGGCGTTGACCTGCTCGACCCCGGCAATGGCCAAGGACTGGAAGACCGTGACGGTCGCCATGGAGGGCTCCTACGCCCCCTGGAACCAGACGGATGCCAGCGGCAAGATCGTCGGCTTCGAGGTGGATATCCTCAACGACGTCTGCGCCCGCGCGAAGCTGGAATGCAACATCGTGGCGCAGGACTGGGACGGCGTCATTCCCGGCCTGACGGCCGGCAAGTTCGACATCGTCATGGATGGCATGTCGATCACCGAAGAGCGCATGAAGACCATCGACTTCTCGATCCCCTATGCCTCTTCGCCGGTGGCTTTCCTTGCCGACAAGAACGGTCCGCTGGCGCAGCTGTCCAACAGCGGCAAGATGATCGATCTGTCGAAGGACGACGCCGAATCCAAGGCGGCGCTCGACACGCTGCGCAAGGAGCTCACCGGCAAGAATGTCGGCCTGCAGGTTTCGACCACCGAGGCGACGTTTGCCGACAAGTATCTCAAGGACGTCGCCAACGTCCATGAATACAAGACCACCGACGAGCATGACCTCGACCTGATGGCGGGCCGCATCGACGTCGCTTTCGCCGACACCACCTACTTCCTCGGCACGCTGGCCAAGCCGGACGCCAAGGACCTGGAATTCGTCGGCCCGCAATTCAAGGGTGGCCCGATCCTCGGGCCGGGCATCGGCGCCGCTTTCCGCAAGACCGACAAGGACCTGCAGGACATTTACAACAAGGCGCTCAAGGCGGCTCTCGACGACGGCTCGGTGTCGAAATACAGCCTGCAGTGGTTCAAGATCGACATTACCAAGTAA
- a CDS encoding ABC transporter permease — protein sequence MSKKDLGLLILILVVGAVVTAINPRFLSAINLANTSNLVALFGILSIGQAFVIITGGIELSVGSLVALLGTLFIDFIAVREVNWPLAFVLILVLGAIIGFVHGWLITRLKLQPFVVTLCGLLIYRGVARFYTADGTAGFAFGQNFPTLEFLTAGRSYGLPNSFIALIVIGIVMWVVLHRSVFGRYLYAIGKNEEAAKYSGIRTGRVIIAAYVICGVLTALSAIYFAMYTRSISPASHGQFYELYAIAAAVLGGFSLRGGEGSLVGVILGTVLLQELQNLVNLLGIPSSLNFAVMGGVILIGVLVDQQWGVFRARRRMVEATRQNVAGAPAE from the coding sequence ATGAGCAAGAAAGATCTCGGCCTGCTGATCCTGATCTTGGTGGTCGGCGCGGTGGTGACGGCCATCAACCCGCGCTTCCTGTCGGCGATCAACCTCGCCAACACCTCCAACCTGGTGGCGCTGTTCGGCATCCTGTCGATCGGCCAGGCCTTCGTCATCATCACCGGCGGCATAGAATTGTCGGTCGGCTCGCTGGTCGCCCTGCTCGGCACGCTGTTCATCGACTTCATCGCGGTGCGCGAGGTGAACTGGCCGCTGGCCTTCGTGCTGATCCTGGTGCTTGGCGCCATCATCGGCTTCGTGCATGGCTGGCTGATCACGCGGCTGAAACTGCAGCCCTTCGTGGTGACGCTGTGCGGCCTGCTCATCTATCGCGGCGTGGCGCGCTTCTACACCGCCGACGGCACGGCGGGCTTCGCCTTCGGCCAGAATTTCCCGACGCTCGAATTCCTGACCGCGGGTCGCTCCTATGGCCTGCCGAACAGCTTCATCGCGCTGATCGTCATCGGCATCGTCATGTGGGTGGTGCTGCACCGCTCGGTATTCGGCCGCTACCTCTACGCTATCGGCAAGAACGAGGAAGCGGCGAAATATTCCGGCATCCGCACGGGCCGGGTGATCATCGCGGCCTATGTCATCTGCGGCGTCCTGACAGCGCTGTCTGCGATCTATTTCGCCATGTACACGCGCTCGATCTCGCCGGCGAGCCACGGCCAGTTCTACGAGCTCTATGCCATTGCGGCGGCGGTGCTGGGCGGCTTCTCGCTGCGCGGCGGCGAGGGCTCGCTGGTCGGCGTCATCCTCGGCACCGTGCTGCTGCAGGAGTTGCAGAACCTCGTCAACCTGCTCGGCATTCCCTCCTCGCTCAACTTCGCCGTGATGGGCGGCGTGATCCTGATCGGCGTGCTGGTCGACCAGCAATGGGGCGTCTTCCGCGCCCGCCGCCGCATGGTCGAAGCGACGCGCCAAAACGTTGCGGGCGCGCCGGCGGAGTAG
- a CDS encoding sugar ABC transporter ATP-binding protein → MTSTDTTQPIAAPFLGLEAVRKTYPGVVALDRFSMEVRPGEVIGLVGENGAGKSTLMKILGGVTRPDSGTVAVDGAAHDGLTVEQSIGSGIAFVHQELNLFENLDVAANIFFGREPLRAGPLKLVDRAKLREMVAPLLKRVGANFSADAPVASLSLAQQQMVEIAKALSIKARLVILDEPTSSLPIAETEKLLDVIKGLKAEGISVIFISHRLHEIERVADRVVVLRDGTLAGTLAKDQINHDEMVRLMIGRMLKEREKAGEAARAPGSVALSADAIRTSTYPDRPVSLELRHGEILGLAGLVGSGRTELARVLFGIDERLAGSVTLDGKPLDVGSAADAVANGIFLVPEDRKLTGILLDLSIAQNISLPNLPAHARRSLVSASAELATAEKQKKNLGIKAPSVLTRTGTLSGGNQQKVVLAKWLAMNPKVMILDEPTRGIDIGAKAEIYGLMRALADAGVAVLMISSDMEEVIGVSDRIAVMHEGQISGILDKDDFSQENVLLLAVGKKPKLLQAAGGAQ, encoded by the coding sequence ATGACCTCTACCGACACCACTCAACCGATCGCCGCTCCGTTCCTGGGCCTGGAGGCCGTGCGCAAGACCTATCCGGGTGTTGTGGCGCTGGACAGGTTTTCGATGGAGGTCCGGCCCGGCGAAGTCATCGGCCTCGTCGGCGAAAACGGCGCCGGCAAATCGACGCTGATGAAAATCCTCGGCGGCGTGACGCGGCCGGACAGCGGCACCGTTGCCGTCGATGGCGCGGCGCATGACGGATTGACCGTCGAGCAAAGCATCGGCTCCGGCATCGCCTTCGTGCACCAGGAGCTCAACCTCTTCGAAAACCTCGACGTCGCCGCCAACATCTTCTTCGGCCGCGAGCCGCTGCGCGCTGGGCCGCTGAAGCTGGTCGACCGCGCGAAACTGCGCGAGATGGTGGCGCCGCTCCTGAAGCGCGTCGGCGCCAATTTCTCGGCCGACGCGCCGGTGGCTTCGCTGTCGCTCGCCCAGCAGCAGATGGTCGAGATCGCCAAGGCGCTGTCGATCAAGGCGCGCCTGGTCATCCTCGACGAGCCGACCTCCAGCCTGCCGATCGCCGAGACCGAAAAGCTGCTCGACGTCATCAAGGGCCTGAAGGCGGAAGGCATCAGCGTCATCTTCATCTCGCACCGGCTGCATGAGATCGAGCGCGTCGCCGACCGTGTCGTGGTGCTGCGCGACGGCACGCTGGCCGGCACGCTGGCAAAGGACCAGATCAATCACGACGAGATGGTCAGGCTGATGATCGGCCGCATGCTGAAGGAGCGCGAGAAGGCCGGCGAAGCCGCCCGCGCGCCGGGCAGCGTGGCCCTGTCGGCGGACGCGATCCGCACCAGCACCTATCCCGACCGGCCGGTCAGCCTGGAATTGAGACACGGCGAGATCCTCGGCCTCGCGGGCCTAGTCGGCTCCGGCCGCACGGAGTTGGCGCGCGTGCTGTTCGGCATCGACGAGCGGTTGGCAGGCAGTGTCACGCTCGACGGCAAGCCGCTCGATGTAGGCTCGGCGGCGGACGCGGTGGCGAACGGCATCTTCCTGGTGCCGGAGGACCGCAAGCTGACCGGCATATTGCTCGACCTGTCGATCGCCCAGAACATCTCGCTGCCCAATCTGCCTGCGCATGCCAGGCGCTCACTGGTGTCCGCCAGCGCTGAACTCGCGACGGCCGAAAAGCAGAAGAAAAACCTCGGCATCAAGGCACCGTCGGTCCTGACCCGCACCGGCACTTTGTCAGGCGGCAACCAGCAGAAGGTGGTTCTGGCCAAATGGCTGGCGATGAACCCGAAGGTGATGATCCTGGATGAGCCGACGCGCGGCATCGACATCGGCGCCAAGGCCGAGATCTACGGGCTGATGCGAGCGCTGGCCGATGCCGGCGTCGCCGTGCTGATGATCTCCAGCGACATGGAAGAGGTGATCGGCGTGTCGGACCGCATCGCGGTCATGCATGAGGGGCAGATCTCCGGCATCCTCGACAAGGACGATTTCAGCCAGGAGAACGTGCTCTTGCTGGCGGTCGGCAAGAAGCCGAAATTGCTGCAAGCGGCGGGAGGAGCGCAATGA
- a CDS encoding sugar-binding protein: MKSMIRNASVAAAALLVGLSVSASVRADDKPTLAFVVNGASDFWKAAEAGVKKAQGELPDYNLELKYPEQSSVAIQQRLMDDLVTAGVKGIMVSAVDPKTSTDGLNKIASETALFTTDSDAPQTKRVAYIGSSNVDAGKQAAEIAKKAMPNGGKCLGFVGLLGADNAKERIQGMKDGLAGSKIELVDVRGDDIDQARAKKNVEDALVASPDITCMVGFYSYNTPRIYEALRDAGKLGQITVVGFDDDPITLGGVKEGTVAATVVQQPFEWAYQGMKLMAAYLKGDKSGIPAGNLIIIPTKIIGKDDVDTYAANLKAMAGK, translated from the coding sequence ATGAAATCCATGATCCGTAACGCATCTGTCGCCGCGGCGGCCCTGCTTGTCGGCCTGTCGGTAAGCGCCAGCGTGCGCGCCGACGACAAGCCGACGCTGGCCTTCGTCGTCAACGGTGCGTCAGACTTCTGGAAGGCGGCGGAAGCCGGCGTGAAGAAAGCGCAGGGTGAACTGCCCGACTACAATCTCGAGCTCAAATATCCGGAACAGTCCTCGGTCGCCATCCAGCAGCGGCTGATGGACGACCTGGTGACGGCAGGCGTCAAGGGCATCATGGTCTCGGCCGTCGATCCCAAGACCTCGACCGACGGGTTGAACAAGATCGCGTCGGAAACGGCGCTGTTCACCACCGACTCGGACGCGCCGCAGACCAAGCGTGTCGCCTATATCGGCTCGTCCAATGTCGATGCCGGCAAGCAGGCGGCCGAGATCGCCAAGAAGGCGATGCCGAACGGCGGCAAGTGCCTCGGCTTCGTCGGCCTGCTCGGCGCCGACAACGCCAAGGAGCGCATCCAGGGCATGAAGGACGGGCTCGCCGGCAGCAAGATCGAGCTGGTCGACGTGCGCGGCGACGACATCGACCAGGCGCGCGCCAAGAAGAATGTCGAGGACGCGCTGGTCGCCAGCCCCGACATCACCTGCATGGTCGGCTTCTACTCCTACAACACGCCCCGCATCTACGAAGCGCTGCGCGATGCCGGCAAGCTTGGCCAGATCACCGTCGTCGGCTTCGACGACGATCCGATCACGCTGGGCGGCGTCAAGGAAGGCACTGTCGCCGCGACCGTGGTGCAGCAGCCGTTCGAATGGGCCTATCAAGGCATGAAGCTGATGGCCGCCTACCTCAAGGGCGACAAGTCGGGCATCCCGGCCGGTAACCTGATCATCATCCCGACCAAGATCATCGGCAAGGATGACGTCGACACCTACGCCGCCAACCTCAAGGCGATGGCGGGCAAGTAA
- a CDS encoding LacI family DNA-binding transcriptional regulator: MSEPTELSDPPGASKRRKPAAKPKGRVTMTDIARAAGCSQATVSFVLNNSPGIRLSQQTRDRVIEAARALGYSPPVFSALRPPVTPFEGLDGVIGFAVDQLATSPEAVVAIEGARQASWNAGNVLLVAQTMGDAVMEPRAVSALTRRGISALIYMTIFTREIAAPDFLYSLDIPVILLNCYTADYAFPAVVPSEIAGGQSATRHLIAHGHRRIATVTGEPWMQAAQDRLKGYRRALATADIPFDPELVVEGDWSASAGYAATVKLLGLKERPTAIFCQNDRTAIGCYEALKEAGLHIPQDISVVGYDDEEIARHLFPPLTTSILPHLAMGQWAIEQLETPPTPGRGRYPITKLECPLVERESVASVKE; this comes from the coding sequence ATGAGCGAACCGACGGAACTGAGCGATCCCCCCGGAGCTTCCAAGCGCCGCAAGCCGGCCGCCAAGCCCAAGGGACGCGTCACCATGACCGACATCGCGCGCGCCGCCGGCTGCTCGCAGGCGACGGTGTCGTTCGTGCTCAACAATTCACCGGGCATCAGGCTGTCGCAGCAGACACGCGACCGGGTGATCGAGGCAGCCCGAGCGCTGGGCTATTCGCCGCCGGTCTTTTCAGCGCTGCGGCCGCCGGTGACGCCGTTCGAAGGCCTCGACGGCGTCATCGGCTTCGCGGTCGACCAGCTCGCCACCAGCCCCGAGGCGGTGGTCGCCATCGAGGGCGCCCGGCAAGCCTCCTGGAACGCCGGCAATGTGCTTCTGGTGGCGCAGACCATGGGCGACGCGGTGATGGAGCCGCGCGCGGTTTCAGCACTGACAAGGCGAGGCATCTCGGCGCTGATCTACATGACCATCTTCACCCGCGAGATCGCCGCGCCGGATTTCCTCTACAGCCTCGACATCCCGGTGATCCTGCTCAACTGCTACACCGCCGACTATGCCTTCCCGGCCGTGGTTCCCTCCGAGATCGCCGGCGGCCAGAGCGCGACAAGGCACCTGATCGCCCACGGCCATCGCCGCATCGCCACCGTCACCGGCGAGCCTTGGATGCAAGCCGCGCAGGACCGACTGAAAGGTTATCGCCGCGCCTTGGCCACCGCCGACATCCCGTTCGACCCGGAACTGGTGGTCGAGGGCGACTGGTCGGCCAGCGCCGGCTATGCCGCGACGGTCAAGCTGCTCGGGCTCAAGGAGCGGCCGACCGCCATCTTCTGCCAGAACGACCGAACCGCGATCGGCTGCTACGAAGCGCTGAAGGAAGCGGGCCTGCATATCCCGCAGGACATTTCGGTGGTCGGCTATGACGACGAGGAGATCGCCCGGCACCTCTTCCCGCCGCTGACCACCTCCATCCTGCCGCATCTGGCGATGGGCCAATGGGCGATCGAGCAGTTGGAAACGCCGCCAACGCCCGGCCGCGGCCGCTATCCCATCACCAAGCTCGAATGCCCGCTGGTGGAGCGGGAGAGCGTGGCCAGTGTGAAGGAATAG
- a CDS encoding DUF1778 domain-containing protein — protein MAHSSHVGSNRDAARKDDVIQIRASAGMKAILNRAASLRGQKLSEFMLDSARRQAEETILDQRAFFLDTDAHEKFLNLLDAPNKPSEELRARMTRKPAWER, from the coding sequence ATGGCGCATTCCAGTCATGTCGGCAGCAATCGCGACGCAGCGCGCAAGGACGACGTGATTCAGATCCGCGCCTCGGCGGGGATGAAGGCTATTCTCAACCGCGCCGCGAGTTTGCGCGGGCAGAAGCTGTCGGAGTTCATGCTGGACAGTGCCCGCAGGCAGGCCGAGGAGACGATTCTCGACCAGCGCGCCTTCTTTCTCGATACGGACGCGCATGAAAAATTTCTCAACCTGCTTGATGCTCCGAACAAACCGTCGGAGGAGCTTCGCGCGCGTATGACGCGTAAGCCGGCCTGGGAGCGCTGA
- a CDS encoding GNAT family N-acetyltransferase gives MSAGRPQGWRVRAPERLTISHDVSEFHNGKHSSLDDWLRNRALVAEGLSARTYVVCDAGTKNRVVGYYAISTAMEERIALPSAKLRRGMPEQVPLLLIGRLAVDQTFQGMGLGGDLLSDALRRCLAVSDIAGVRAVVAHAIDDAAMGFYQRHGFIASLLGERIMLLPIETAQALFSNV, from the coding sequence ATGTCCGCTGGCCGACCGCAAGGATGGCGAGTCCGCGCTCCGGAACGGCTGACCATTAGCCACGACGTATCTGAATTTCACAATGGCAAGCATTCATCTCTCGATGACTGGCTGCGAAACCGCGCCTTGGTTGCCGAAGGACTGTCCGCCCGAACCTATGTCGTCTGTGACGCGGGCACTAAAAATCGCGTCGTCGGTTATTATGCGATCTCGACGGCGATGGAAGAACGGATCGCGCTGCCAAGCGCAAAGCTTCGGCGAGGCATGCCCGAGCAAGTGCCCCTGCTGCTGATCGGTCGCCTTGCGGTCGATCAGACGTTCCAGGGAATGGGACTCGGAGGCGACCTGCTTTCCGACGCGCTTAGGCGATGTCTCGCTGTCTCGGACATTGCCGGGGTTCGTGCTGTGGTGGCACACGCGATCGATGATGCAGCAATGGGTTTCTATCAACGGCATGGCTTCATCGCGTCTCTGCTTGGCGAGCGGATCATGCTGCTGCCAATCGAAACCGCTCAGGCGTTATTCTCGAACGTTTGA
- a CDS encoding class I SAM-dependent methyltransferase: MASNFTVHAASGYEQLMGRWSRRLAPKFIDFAGLAGGEKILDVGCGTGSLAFELAKSADLAEIQAIDFSPVFVAAANERNTDPRVTISQADATALPFADNAFDRALALLVLHFVPEAGKAVAEMRRVVRPGGVVAAVVWDHYGGMPGMRMMIDTVAALSESGRQMRGRYCFQPMMQPGEMKRTFVEQDLIDVSEAELMIRMDYTDFDDFWAPIGAGEGPLGKYMTTLDPAERERVEAAVRDAYQAGRPDGPRSFANVAWACRGIVP; encoded by the coding sequence ATGGCATCCAACTTCACCGTTCACGCCGCATCCGGTTATGAGCAACTTATGGGGCGATGGAGCCGCAGGCTCGCGCCCAAGTTCATCGACTTCGCCGGTCTGGCCGGCGGCGAAAAAATCCTCGATGTCGGCTGCGGCACCGGCAGCCTGGCCTTCGAATTGGCAAAATCGGCCGATCTTGCCGAGATCCAGGCCATCGACTTTTCACCGGTTTTCGTCGCGGCGGCGAACGAGAGGAACACCGATCCGCGCGTCACCATCAGTCAGGCCGACGCCACGGCGCTGCCATTCGCGGACAACGCGTTCGACCGCGCGTTGGCGTTGCTGGTGCTGCACTTCGTGCCGGAGGCCGGCAAGGCGGTGGCAGAGATGCGCCGCGTGGTGCGTCCGGGCGGCGTGGTCGCGGCCGTGGTCTGGGATCATTACGGCGGCATGCCTGGCATGCGCATGATGATCGACACCGTCGCGGCGCTCAGCGAAAGCGGGCGCCAGATGCGCGGCCGCTATTGCTTCCAGCCGATGATGCAGCCGGGCGAGATGAAGCGGACGTTTGTCGAGCAAGATCTCATCGACGTCAGCGAGGCCGAGCTCATGATCCGCATGGACTACACGGATTTCGACGACTTCTGGGCGCCGATCGGCGCCGGCGAAGGCCCGCTCGGCAAATACATGACCACGTTGGATCCGGCCGAGCGGGAGCGCGTCGAAGCCGCCGTGCGCGATGCCTATCAGGCCGGCCGGCCCGACGGGCCGCGGTCCTTCGCCAATGTCGCCTGGGCCTGTCGGGGCATCGTGCCCTGA
- a CDS encoding helix-turn-helix transcriptional regulator: MRKASRLFEIIQILRLAKKPVTAATIAGRLEVTVRSVYRDIVALQAMRVPIEGGRGIGYILRPGFDLPPLMFSIEEMEAIVLSLALLERTGDDELKQAAKRVGAKIAGAVPPPLRQTLDANALHAWGFAAPSASAVDLALVRRAIRDEEKLDLSYRDEAGRATGRVIRPVALIYYAETANIVAWCELRQAIRNFRSDRIEDCRPAGLWFKGEGDRLRQVWVDGWEINASAAAGNRGAAPPRSR; the protein is encoded by the coding sequence ATGCGCAAGGCCTCGCGCCTGTTCGAGATCATCCAGATCCTGCGGCTGGCCAAGAAGCCGGTCACGGCGGCGACGATCGCCGGGCGGCTGGAGGTCACGGTCCGCTCGGTCTATCGCGACATCGTCGCGCTGCAGGCGATGCGCGTGCCGATCGAGGGCGGGCGTGGCATCGGCTACATACTGCGTCCCGGCTTCGACCTGCCGCCGCTGATGTTTTCCATCGAGGAGATGGAAGCGATCGTGCTGTCGCTGGCGCTGCTCGAACGTACCGGCGACGATGAGCTCAAGCAGGCCGCGAAGCGCGTCGGCGCCAAGATCGCCGGCGCGGTGCCGCCGCCCTTGCGGCAGACGCTGGACGCCAACGCCCTTCATGCCTGGGGTTTTGCAGCGCCTTCCGCTTCCGCCGTCGATCTCGCTCTGGTCCGCCGCGCCATCCGCGACGAGGAGAAGCTCGACCTCTCCTATCGCGACGAGGCGGGGCGGGCGACCGGCCGTGTCATCCGCCCGGTCGCGCTGATCTACTATGCCGAGACCGCCAACATCGTCGCCTGGTGCGAACTGCGCCAGGCCATCCGCAATTTCCGCAGCGACCGCATCGAGGACTGCCGGCCGGCAGGCCTGTGGTTCAAGGGCGAGGGCGACCGGCTGCGGCAGGTCTGGGTGGACGGCTGGGAGATCAATGCTTCGGCCGCTGCCGGCAACCGAGGCGCCGCCCCGCCGCGGTCGAGGTGA
- a CDS encoding LysE family translocator — MSYAENLWLFFVLLFGIIAVPGMDMLFVLANALTGGSNRGLAATGGIMLGGAVHTLNGAIGVGLLMHFAPILFTPLLVAGAAYMAYIGISLMRSSITVGDDGPSGSRSAWKAFRQGLVTCLINPKAYLFILAVYPQFLKPAYGPIWMQATIMGLLTVATQAAIYGGLAVTAGRSRGLLVDNPQATILAGRGAGLLLFAVSIFTAWEGLRAA; from the coding sequence ATGAGCTACGCCGAAAACCTCTGGCTGTTCTTCGTGCTTCTGTTCGGCATCATCGCCGTTCCGGGCATGGACATGCTGTTCGTGCTGGCCAACGCGCTGACCGGCGGCAGCAACAGGGGTCTCGCCGCCACCGGCGGCATCATGCTTGGCGGCGCCGTACACACGCTGAACGGCGCCATCGGCGTCGGCCTGCTCATGCATTTCGCGCCGATCCTGTTCACGCCGCTGCTGGTAGCCGGCGCCGCCTACATGGCCTATATCGGCATTTCGCTGATGCGCAGCTCGATCACCGTCGGCGACGACGGGCCTTCGGGGAGCCGCTCGGCCTGGAAGGCGTTTCGCCAGGGACTGGTCACCTGCCTGATCAATCCGAAGGCCTATCTCTTCATCCTAGCCGTCTATCCGCAATTCCTGAAGCCGGCTTACGGCCCGATCTGGATGCAGGCGACGATCATGGGATTGCTGACGGTCGCCACGCAGGCCGCGATCTATGGCGGGCTCGCCGTCACGGCGGGGCGCAGCCGGGGGCTGCTGGTCGACAATCCGCAAGCGACAATCCTGGCCGGACGGGGCGCCGGACTGCTTTTGTTTGCCGTTTCGATATTCACTGCCTGGGAAGGATTGAGGGCGGCGTGA
- a CDS encoding 3-deoxy-7-phosphoheptulonate synthase, whose product MLTTTDDLRVTEIRALSTPDEVMREISRTLTATRTVATARNAIHSILSGADDRLLVIVGPCSIHDPVAAVDYASRLAALRETLADRLEIVMRVYFEKPRTTVGWKGLINDPDLDGSFNIEKGLRMARNVLSAVNNLGLPAATEFLDMTIPQYIADLVAWGAIGARTTESQIHRELASGLSCPVGFKNGTDGNLRIAAEAVKSAAQPHHFMAVTKGGRSAIAATTGNEDCHVILRGGVQPNYDAASVEAAAAELGRIGIAPRLMIDVSHANSAKKPENQPKVAHDVAEQVAAGDERIVGVMIESNLVAGRQDVVPGKPLVYGQSITDGCIDWATTETVLHGLAGAVEWRRSVKREMLATRQGAA is encoded by the coding sequence GTGTTGACCACCACAGACGACCTTCGGGTCACCGAAATCAGAGCCTTGAGCACGCCGGACGAGGTGATGCGCGAAATATCGCGCACGCTGACGGCGACGCGCACCGTCGCCACCGCGCGCAACGCCATCCATTCCATCCTCTCGGGGGCCGACGATCGACTGCTTGTCATCGTCGGCCCTTGTTCCATCCACGATCCGGTCGCCGCCGTTGACTATGCCAGCCGTCTGGCGGCGCTGCGCGAAACCTTGGCCGACCGGCTCGAGATCGTCATGCGCGTCTATTTCGAGAAGCCGCGCACCACGGTCGGCTGGAAGGGCCTGATCAACGATCCCGACCTCGACGGCAGCTTCAACATCGAAAAGGGGTTGCGCATGGCGCGCAACGTGCTGTCGGCCGTCAACAATCTCGGCCTGCCGGCGGCGACCGAGTTCCTCGACATGACCATCCCGCAATACATCGCCGATCTCGTCGCCTGGGGCGCCATCGGCGCGCGCACCACCGAAAGCCAGATCCACCGCGAACTGGCCTCGGGCCTGTCCTGCCCGGTCGGCTTCAAGAACGGCACCGACGGCAATTTGCGCATTGCCGCCGAGGCGGTGAAGTCGGCCGCTCAGCCGCATCATTTCATGGCGGTGACCAAGGGTGGACGCAGCGCCATTGCGGCAACCACCGGCAACGAGGATTGCCACGTTATTCTGCGTGGCGGCGTCCAGCCGAACTATGATGCGGCGAGCGTTGAAGCGGCCGCTGCCGAGCTTGGCCGGATCGGTATAGCGCCGCGGCTGATGATCGATGTCAGCCACGCCAACAGCGCCAAGAAGCCGGAGAACCAGCCAAAGGTCGCGCATGACGTGGCGGAGCAGGTTGCCGCGGGCGACGAGCGCATCGTCGGCGTCATGATCGAGAGCAATCTCGTCGCCGGCCGTCAGGATGTCGTGCCTGGCAAGCCGCTCGTCTACGGCCAGAGCATCACCGACGGCTGCATCGACTGGGCGACCACCGAAACGGTGCTGCACGGCCTCGCCGGCGCCGTCGAATGGCGCCGGTCGGTGAAGCGCGAGATGCTCGCCACCCGTCAGGGCGCTGCTTGA
- a CDS encoding SDR family oxidoreductase: MNGLAGRNSETRAIVTGGAQGIGFAVAEALADEGCRALALIGRSQEKGDRAVAALKKNGVDAIFISADVAKVADCKRAVATAIAHFGTLNALVNAAATSARGSLVETSEELFDQIFDTNVRGPFFLMQGLVAHLLERKAPGSIVNVLSMSAHAGQSFLTPYSTSKGALMTLTKNVASSYRKNRIRCNAVLPGWMDTEGEAIVQKKWHDAPDDWLAKAEAAQPMGQLVKPAQLARLITYMLSPQAGVMTGSLVDYDQNIAGVIGE, encoded by the coding sequence ATGAACGGTTTGGCCGGTCGCAATTCAGAAACGCGTGCCATCGTCACCGGCGGCGCGCAGGGCATCGGCTTCGCGGTTGCGGAAGCCTTGGCCGACGAGGGCTGCCGCGCGCTGGCCCTGATCGGCCGCTCGCAGGAAAAGGGCGACAGGGCGGTCGCGGCGCTGAAGAAGAACGGCGTCGACGCCATCTTCATCAGCGCCGATGTCGCCAAGGTCGCCGATTGCAAGCGCGCCGTGGCAACGGCCATCGCGCATTTCGGCACGCTGAACGCGCTGGTCAACGCCGCCGCCACTTCCGCGCGCGGCTCGCTGGTCGAGACCTCGGAAGAGCTTTTCGACCAGATCTTCGACACCAATGTGCGCGGCCCCTTCTTCCTGATGCAGGGCCTCGTCGCGCATCTGCTCGAACGCAAGGCGCCCGGCTCGATCGTCAACGTGCTGTCGATGTCGGCGCATGCCGGCCAGTCGTTCCTGACGCCCTATTCGACCAGCAAGGGCGCGCTGATGACGCTGACCAAGAATGTTGCGAGCTCCTACCGGAAGAACCGCATCCGCTGCAACGCGGTGCTGCCCGGCTGGATGGACACCGAAGGCGAGGCGATCGTGCAGAAGAAGTGGCACGACGCCCCCGACGATTGGCTGGCAAAGGCCGAGGCAGCGCAGCCCATGGGCCAACTGGTCAAGCCGGCGCAGCTTGCCCGGCTGATCACCTATATGCTGAGCCCCCAGGCCGGCGTCATGACCGGCTCGTTGGTCGATTATGACCAGAACATTGCTGGCGTGATCGGGGAGTAG